One window of Sphingomonas sp. KC8 genomic DNA carries:
- a CDS encoding PQQ-dependent sugar dehydrogenase produces MHKPTTGIAAILLLAACGGASEPGAAAPAGDPPFKTTVIADFDSPWAMTFLPDRRMLVTEKDGRMLLVSADGKAAAALGGIPAVDSASQGGLMDVVLHPKFAENHLVYFSFSEPRGGGKGLALARGRLVDGADPRLDAVSVIFRASPDVGGGGHYSGRIAFAPDGHLFFTSGERQKFDPAQDPQATLGKVLRLNDDGTPAADNPLAAKGFAPAIWSYGHRNLLGLAFDPAGNLWAHEMGPRHGDELNLILPGRNYGYPIVSNGDHYDGRIIPDHDTRPDLEAPKLFWNPAISPAGLMIYGGDLFPQWKGSAFIGAMNTAGLVRVALDGVSARKADQWDMAGQRIREVEQGPDGAIWLLEDGQRGSQGRLIRLMPR; encoded by the coding sequence ATGCATAAACCGACCACCGGTATCGCCGCCATCCTTCTGCTTGCCGCATGCGGCGGCGCGAGCGAACCGGGCGCGGCCGCGCCAGCCGGTGATCCGCCGTTCAAGACCACGGTGATCGCCGATTTCGATTCGCCGTGGGCGATGACGTTCCTGCCCGACCGGCGGATGCTGGTGACGGAAAAAGACGGGCGGATGCTGCTCGTTTCCGCCGACGGCAAGGCCGCGGCCGCGCTGGGCGGCATCCCTGCGGTCGACAGCGCCAGCCAGGGCGGGCTGATGGATGTCGTGCTGCATCCCAAATTCGCGGAAAACCATCTGGTCTATTTCAGCTTTTCGGAACCGCGCGGCGGCGGCAAGGGCCTCGCGCTGGCGCGCGGCCGGCTGGTCGACGGGGCCGATCCCCGGCTGGACGCCGTTTCCGTGATCTTCCGCGCCAGCCCCGATGTGGGCGGGGGCGGCCATTATTCGGGCCGCATCGCCTTTGCCCCCGATGGCCATCTGTTCTTCACCAGCGGCGAACGCCAGAAATTCGATCCCGCGCAGGACCCGCAAGCGACGTTGGGCAAGGTGCTGCGCCTCAACGACGATGGCACGCCGGCGGCCGACAACCCGCTTGCCGCAAAGGGATTCGCCCCCGCCATCTGGAGCTATGGCCACCGCAACCTGCTGGGCCTCGCCTTCGATCCGGCCGGCAATTTGTGGGCGCACGAAATGGGGCCGCGCCATGGCGACGAACTCAATTTGATCCTGCCCGGCCGCAATTACGGCTATCCGATCGTTTCGAACGGCGATCATTATGACGGCCGCATCATTCCCGACCACGACACCCGCCCCGATCTGGAAGCGCCCAAGCTGTTCTGGAACCCCGCGATCTCGCCCGCCGGGCTGATGATCTATGGCGGCGATCTGTTTCCCCAGTGGAAAGGCAGCGCCTTCATCGGCGCGATGAACACGGCCGGGCTGGTGCGCGTCGCGCTCGATGGCGTCAGTGCGCGCAAGGCCGACCAGTGGGACATGGCCGGCCAGCGCATCCGCGAGGTGGAACAAGGCCCCGACGGCGCAATCTGGCTGCTGGAAGACGGCCAGCGCGGATCGCAGGGGCGCCTGATCAGGCTGATGCCGCGCTGA
- a CDS encoding TMEM165/GDT1 family protein, whose product MEALFTSTALVALAEIGDKTQLLAIVLATRFKRPWPIIAGIFVATIANHFLAALAGSQVAALLDGLWFRYLVAGSFIAMALWTLVPDKLDDVEDKPARFGAFLTTVVAFFLVEMGDKTQIATVALGARFHDVIAVTMGTTIGMMIANVPAVFLGQALIRRVPLGVVRMIAAGLFLVIGLWLLAQTAGWL is encoded by the coding sequence ATGGAAGCCCTGTTCACATCGACCGCATTGGTTGCGCTCGCCGAAATCGGCGACAAGACGCAGTTGCTGGCGATCGTCCTCGCCACGCGGTTCAAGCGGCCCTGGCCGATCATCGCCGGCATTTTCGTGGCGACCATCGCCAACCATTTTCTGGCGGCGCTCGCCGGATCGCAGGTGGCGGCGTTGCTGGACGGACTGTGGTTCCGCTATCTTGTCGCCGGATCGTTCATCGCGATGGCGCTGTGGACGCTGGTTCCCGACAAGCTGGACGATGTGGAGGACAAACCGGCCAGGTTCGGGGCATTCCTGACGACGGTGGTGGCGTTCTTCCTCGTCGAAATGGGCGACAAGACGCAGATCGCCACGGTCGCGCTGGGCGCGCGGTTTCACGATGTGATCGCGGTGACGATGGGCACCACCATCGGCATGATGATCGCCAATGTGCCGGCGGTGTTCCTGGGGCAGGCCCTGATCAGGCGCGTACCGCTGGGCGTGGTGCGGATGATCGCCGCCGGGCTGTTCCTGGTGATCGGCCTGTGGCTGCTCGCGCAGACGGCGGGCTGGCTGTAA
- a CDS encoding DUF1636 domain-containing protein, with product MLTRVADGPAVVVCNTCRHSAASAEDAAGVRGGKRLAEALKSLQAGDPAYAGVAVQEMPCLFACGDHCTVHIRAPDRIGYVLGRFEPTVDAARAILDYAARHAESVDGRVPYKQWPEGVKGHFIVRIPPAGYTAD from the coding sequence ATGCTGACCCGCGTTGCCGATGGGCCTGCCGTGGTCGTCTGCAACACCTGCCGCCACTCGGCTGCATCCGCTGAGGATGCAGCCGGTGTGCGCGGGGGCAAGCGGCTGGCCGAGGCGCTGAAATCGCTTCAGGCCGGCGACCCCGCTTATGCCGGGGTGGCGGTGCAGGAAATGCCGTGCCTGTTCGCGTGCGGTGATCATTGCACCGTCCACATCCGCGCGCCCGATCGCATCGGCTATGTCCTCGGTCGGTTCGAACCGACCGTGGATGCCGCCCGCGCGATCCTCGATTATGCCGCGCGCCATGCCGAAAGCGTGGATGGCCGGGTGCCGTACAAGCAATGGCCGGAAGGGGTGAAAGGGCATTTCATCGTCCGCATTCCCCCCGCCGGCTATACGGCCGACTGA